One Castanea sativa cultivar Marrone di Chiusa Pesio chromosome 4, ASM4071231v1 DNA window includes the following coding sequences:
- the LOC142632442 gene encoding uncharacterized protein LOC142632442 translates to MASATTQSATAGENAPSSSSQDSPIDDPIFLHYVESSSIVFVSQPLIGGENYLAWARALRKALLTKNKLGFINGSLSLSSPLVSTPSAIQAWIRCDNMVGTWLTNLVSPKLQASIIYEDMALEIWTDMRN, encoded by the coding sequence ATGGCTTCCGCTACAACTCAAAGTGCTACTGCTGGAGAGAATGCACCATCTTCGTCTTCACAAGATTCACCAATAGATGATCCCATATTCTTGCATTATGTAGAGAGCTCGAGTATAGTTTTTGTTTCACAACCCTTAATTGGTGGAGAGAACTACTTAGCATGGGCTCGAGCTCTGAGGAAAGCTTTACTTACCAAGAACAAATTGGGGTTTATTAATGGTTCTCTTTCCTTATCATCTCCATTGGTGTCTACTCCTTCAGCTATTCAAGCTTGGATTAGATGTGACAACATGGTTGGAACCTGGCTAACCAATTTAGTCTCACCAAAACTTCAAGCAAGTATCATTTATGAAGACATGGCTTTAGAGATTTGGACTGATATGAGGAATTGA